Proteins encoded in a region of the Xylocopa sonorina isolate GNS202 chromosome 1, iyXylSono1_principal, whole genome shotgun sequence genome:
- the Foxp gene encoding forkhead box transcription factor P isoform X5, with protein sequence MLEPRWRPVQGHIGENPFDNGSWGKEQFQPSTVPWQLNPRGHARPSDDGIMDHDTDGDGAINLSTSQRPSAATTPNGDTPSYGQDQQDNDQATSLFAALKQQQQQSRDSVPSSRDRENRDRDRLSVRSRENNRNEIGGGVTEQSQQPQQQQQQQQQQQQQQELTIEYQSNGKLSPAGHAVTAAPMTQQKQPIITQQSQQPSSGAPGPQPSPHQSPQAPQRGSPPNPSQGPPPGGPPGAPPSQNPSQMMLSPASGIHQMQQLLQQHILSPTQLQSFMQQHSLYLQQQQQQHHQVDSSSEHASNQERFGYFSSLKDHQHQFAELSRKKLEQAIQQLQEQLQLNVIQQTHLLQTADKKKASAPLQQLALQQQRLVQQLQITQSQYLLQQGLGLQGHNPSSVGFDEHTYTTRHFRGLQPGEGLPIWKSETPEGPESHQNSNVPKSAAGLNGLLNSTVSSRRSEMNGTTPLDEKPLDVSSNDKAHPLYGHGVCKWPGCEVICEDYQAFLKHLNTEHTLDDRSTAQARVQMQVVSQLELQLQKERDRLTAMMHHLHVAKQMASPEPPKSSESSTGSSIPKLNLSTALMSQPPPNFGVSQVSPVSMSALVSAVRSPAGGQLPPSAGGAPMPPIPNMSNMSGMPPLPNMPGSMPTMPTMPSMPGPIRRRISDKSALSLAGGLPYMLERAGLDVQQEIQRNREFYKNADVRPPFTYASLIRQSIIESPEKQLTLNEIYNWFQNTFCYFRRNAATWKNAIRTNLSLHKCFVRYEDDFGSFWMVDDAEFVKRRHLSRGRPRKYDPTPSPTPPHLSAQGVPSKSPTLTHSPTMYGDALNANLQYFQAALGDSNMGFLNNSMCTSTTTSPDKDHVLAHSDLMSPLDEPAVHIKQEGQSPEGGKLTRLIKRELVDAPAEQEGEEDQVDEREYPESHGHDSGQDEDMAEDLSMAPDIMTPEDQIEA encoded by the exons GCTACTTCGCTGTTTGCAGCCCtgaagcagcagcaacaacaatcgCGCGACAGTGTCCCCTCGTCGAGGGATCGCGAGAATCGAGACCGGGATCGGCTGTCGGTCCGTAGCCGCGAGAACAACCGGAACGAGATAGGCGGCGGCGTCACCGAGCAGTCCCAGCAaccgcagcagcagcagcagcaacaacaacaacaacagcagcaacaggaGCTCACGATCGAGTATCAGAGCAATGGGAAGCTCAGTCCCGCTGGGCACGCAGTGACAGCAGCACCCATGACCCAGCAAAAGCAGCCTATCATCACGCAGCAATCGCAACAGCCGAGTTCGGGGGCGCCTGGTCCCCAGCCGAGTCCCCATCAGAGTCCGCAGGCCCCCCAAAGGGGTTCGCCGCCGAATCCGTCGCAAGGTCCTCCGCCCGGAGGGCCGCCAGGTGCACCACCCTCGCAGAATCCATCGCAGATGATGCTCAGCCCGGCCAGCGGCATCCATCAGATGCAACAGCTGCTGCAACAACACATACTCAGCCCGACCCAATTGCAGTCATTCATGCAGCAACACTCGCTCTActtgcagcaacaacaacagcaacatcATCAGGTA GATTCCTCGTCGGAGCATGCGTCCAATCAGGAACGATTTGGCTACTTTTCGTCTCTAAAGGAC CATCAACACCAGTTCGCGGAACTAAGCAGGAAGAAGCTGGAACAGGCGATACAGCAACTGCAGGAACAGTTGCAGCTGAACGTGATACAGCAGACGCATCTACTGCAAACGGCGGACAAGAAGAAGGCGTCCGCCCCGCTTCAGCAACTGGCGCTTCAACAGCAACGTTTGGTACAACAGCTACAGATCACGCAGAGTCAGTACCTACTTCAGCAGGGTCTAGGTCTTCAAGGCCACAACCCTTCCTCAG TCGGTTTTGACGAACACACGTACACGACGCGTCATTTTCGAG GTCTTCAGCCTGGCGAAGGTTTACCGATATGGAAGTCGGAGACACCGGAGGGTCCGGAATCCCACCAGAACTCGAACGTTCCAAAATCCGCGGCTGGACTCAATG GACTTCTTAATTCGACAGTGTCGAGTCGGCGGTCGGAGATGAACGGAACCACGCCATTGGACGAGAAGCCACTGGACGTCTCATCCAACGACAAGGCTCATCCTCTCTACGGACACGGGGTCTGCAAATGGCCGGGCTGTGAAGTTATTTGTGAAGACTATCAAGCATTCCTTAA GCACTTGAACACGGAGCACACGCTGGACGACAGATCGACGGCGCAGGCCAGAGTTCAGATGCAAGTGGTCTCGCAGCTGGAGCTACAGTTGCAGAAGGAACGGGACCGGTTAACCGCCATGATGCACCATCTGCACGTGGCGAAACAAATGGCCTCCCCCGAACCGCCAAAGTCGTCCGAGTCATCG ACGGGCTCGAGTATACCAAAGTTAAACCTATCCACCGCCCTGATGAGCCAGCCACCGCCGAACTTCGGCGTCTCTCAAGTGTCCCCCGTCTCGATGTCCGCTCTGGTCTCAGCGGTCAGGTCGCCGGCAGGTGGACAGCTACCGCCGTCGGCGGGCGGCGCGCCTATGCCACCCATTCCTAACATGTCGAACATGTCCGGGATGCCACCTTTGCCGAACATGCCAGGCAGCATGCCCACGATGCCGACCATGCCCAGTATGCCAGGGCCCATCAGACGACGTATCAGTGATAAATCCGCGCTTTCGTTGGCAGGAG GGCTGCCCTACATGCTGGAGCGTGCTGGCCTTGACGTCCAACAAG AGATTCAACGAAATAGGGAATTTTACAAGAACGCCGACGTCAGACCGCCGTTCACGTATGCATCATTAATCAGACAG TCGATCATCGAGTCCCCGGAGAAACAGCTGACGCTGAACGAGATCTACAACTGGTTCCAGAACACATTCTGCTACTTCCGGCGCAACGCAGCTACGTGGAAG AACGCGATCCGCACCAATCTATCATTGCACAAGTGTTTTGTGCGCTATGAGGACGACTTCGGGTCATTCTGGATGGTGGACGACGCCGAGTTCGTAAAGCGGCGGCATCTGTCCCGCGGCCGCCCCAGGAAATATGACCCAACCCCATCACCCACTCCACCCCACCTCTCCGCACA GGGTGTCCCGTCGAAAAGTCCGACCTTGACCCACAGCCCGACCATGTACGGCGATGCATTGAACGCCAATCTCCAG TATTTCCAGGCGGCGCTCGGGGACTCCAACATGGGATTTCTAAACAACTCGATGTGCACGTCGACGACAACGAGTCCCGACAAGGACCACGTGTTAGCCCATAGCGATTTAAT GTCACCGTTGGATGAACCAGCCGTGCATATAAAGCAGGAGGGCCAGAGCCCGGAGGGTGGTAAACTGACGAGATTAATAAAGCGGGAGCTGGTCGACGCGCCCGCGGAGCAAGAGGGTGAAGAGGATCAGGTGGACGAGAGGGAGTATCCCGAGAGTCACGGGCACGACTCGGGCCAGGACGAGGATATGGCCGAGGACCTGTCGATGGCGCCCGACATAATGACCCCGGAGGATCAGATCGAGGCGTAG
- the Foxp gene encoding forkhead box transcription factor P isoform X1: MLEPRWRPVQGHIGENPFDNGSWGKEQFQPSTVPWQLNPRGHARPSDDGIMDHDTDGDGAINLSTSQRPSAATTPNGDTPSYGQDQQDNDQATSLFAALKQQQQQSRDSVPSSRDRENRDRDRLSVRSRENNRNEIGGGVTEQSQQPQQQQQQQQQQQQQQELTIEYQSNGKLSPAGHAVTAAPMTQQKQPIITQQSQQPSSGAPGPQPSPHQSPQAPQRGSPPNPSQGPPPGGPPGAPPSQNPSQMMLSPASGIHQMQQLLQQHILSPTQLQSFMQQHSLYLQQQQQQHHQVDSSSEHASNQERFGYFSSLKDHQHQFAELSRKKLEQAIQQLQEQLQLNVIQQTHLLQTADKKKASAPLQQLALQQQRLVQQLQITQSQYLLQQGLGLQGHNPSSVGFDEHTYTTRHFRGLQPGEGLPIWKSETPEGPESHQNSNVPKSAAGLNGLLNSTVSSRRSEMNGTTPLDEKPLDVSSNDKAHPLYGHGVCKWPGCEVICEDYQAFLKHLNTEHTLDDRSTAQARVQMQVVSQLELQLQKERDRLTAMMHHLHVAKQMASPEPPKSSESSTGSSIPKLNLSTALMSQPPPNFGVSQVSPVSMSALVSAVRSPAGGQLPPSAGGAPMPPIPNMSNMSGMPPLPNMPGSMPTMPTMPSMPGPIRRRISDKSALSLAGGLYDEGTVRRRVAVDRSGIDINEEIQRNREFYKNADVRPPFTYASLIRQSIIESPEKQLTLNEIYNWFQNTFCYFRRNAATWKNAIRTNLSLHKCFVRYEDDFGSFWMVDDAEFVKRRHLSRGRPRKYDPTPSPTPPHLSAQGVPSKSPTLTHSPTMYGDALNANLQYFQAALGDSNMGFLNNSMCTSTTTSPDKDHVLAHSDLMSPLDEPAVHIKQEGQSPEGGKLTRLIKRELVDAPAEQEGEEDQVDEREYPESHGHDSGQDEDMAEDLSMAPDIMTPEDQIEA, translated from the exons GCTACTTCGCTGTTTGCAGCCCtgaagcagcagcaacaacaatcgCGCGACAGTGTCCCCTCGTCGAGGGATCGCGAGAATCGAGACCGGGATCGGCTGTCGGTCCGTAGCCGCGAGAACAACCGGAACGAGATAGGCGGCGGCGTCACCGAGCAGTCCCAGCAaccgcagcagcagcagcagcaacaacaacaacaacagcagcaacaggaGCTCACGATCGAGTATCAGAGCAATGGGAAGCTCAGTCCCGCTGGGCACGCAGTGACAGCAGCACCCATGACCCAGCAAAAGCAGCCTATCATCACGCAGCAATCGCAACAGCCGAGTTCGGGGGCGCCTGGTCCCCAGCCGAGTCCCCATCAGAGTCCGCAGGCCCCCCAAAGGGGTTCGCCGCCGAATCCGTCGCAAGGTCCTCCGCCCGGAGGGCCGCCAGGTGCACCACCCTCGCAGAATCCATCGCAGATGATGCTCAGCCCGGCCAGCGGCATCCATCAGATGCAACAGCTGCTGCAACAACACATACTCAGCCCGACCCAATTGCAGTCATTCATGCAGCAACACTCGCTCTActtgcagcaacaacaacagcaacatcATCAGGTA GATTCCTCGTCGGAGCATGCGTCCAATCAGGAACGATTTGGCTACTTTTCGTCTCTAAAGGAC CATCAACACCAGTTCGCGGAACTAAGCAGGAAGAAGCTGGAACAGGCGATACAGCAACTGCAGGAACAGTTGCAGCTGAACGTGATACAGCAGACGCATCTACTGCAAACGGCGGACAAGAAGAAGGCGTCCGCCCCGCTTCAGCAACTGGCGCTTCAACAGCAACGTTTGGTACAACAGCTACAGATCACGCAGAGTCAGTACCTACTTCAGCAGGGTCTAGGTCTTCAAGGCCACAACCCTTCCTCAG TCGGTTTTGACGAACACACGTACACGACGCGTCATTTTCGAG GTCTTCAGCCTGGCGAAGGTTTACCGATATGGAAGTCGGAGACACCGGAGGGTCCGGAATCCCACCAGAACTCGAACGTTCCAAAATCCGCGGCTGGACTCAATG GACTTCTTAATTCGACAGTGTCGAGTCGGCGGTCGGAGATGAACGGAACCACGCCATTGGACGAGAAGCCACTGGACGTCTCATCCAACGACAAGGCTCATCCTCTCTACGGACACGGGGTCTGCAAATGGCCGGGCTGTGAAGTTATTTGTGAAGACTATCAAGCATTCCTTAA GCACTTGAACACGGAGCACACGCTGGACGACAGATCGACGGCGCAGGCCAGAGTTCAGATGCAAGTGGTCTCGCAGCTGGAGCTACAGTTGCAGAAGGAACGGGACCGGTTAACCGCCATGATGCACCATCTGCACGTGGCGAAACAAATGGCCTCCCCCGAACCGCCAAAGTCGTCCGAGTCATCG ACGGGCTCGAGTATACCAAAGTTAAACCTATCCACCGCCCTGATGAGCCAGCCACCGCCGAACTTCGGCGTCTCTCAAGTGTCCCCCGTCTCGATGTCCGCTCTGGTCTCAGCGGTCAGGTCGCCGGCAGGTGGACAGCTACCGCCGTCGGCGGGCGGCGCGCCTATGCCACCCATTCCTAACATGTCGAACATGTCCGGGATGCCACCTTTGCCGAACATGCCAGGCAGCATGCCCACGATGCCGACCATGCCCAGTATGCCAGGGCCCATCAGACGACGTATCAGTGATAAATCCGCGCTTTCGTTGGCAGGAG GACTGTATGACGAGGGCACTGTAAGGCGCAGAGTAGCCGTCGATAGATCTGGAATAGATATTAACGAAG AGATTCAACGAAATAGGGAATTTTACAAGAACGCCGACGTCAGACCGCCGTTCACGTATGCATCATTAATCAGACAG TCGATCATCGAGTCCCCGGAGAAACAGCTGACGCTGAACGAGATCTACAACTGGTTCCAGAACACATTCTGCTACTTCCGGCGCAACGCAGCTACGTGGAAG AACGCGATCCGCACCAATCTATCATTGCACAAGTGTTTTGTGCGCTATGAGGACGACTTCGGGTCATTCTGGATGGTGGACGACGCCGAGTTCGTAAAGCGGCGGCATCTGTCCCGCGGCCGCCCCAGGAAATATGACCCAACCCCATCACCCACTCCACCCCACCTCTCCGCACA GGGTGTCCCGTCGAAAAGTCCGACCTTGACCCACAGCCCGACCATGTACGGCGATGCATTGAACGCCAATCTCCAG TATTTCCAGGCGGCGCTCGGGGACTCCAACATGGGATTTCTAAACAACTCGATGTGCACGTCGACGACAACGAGTCCCGACAAGGACCACGTGTTAGCCCATAGCGATTTAAT GTCACCGTTGGATGAACCAGCCGTGCATATAAAGCAGGAGGGCCAGAGCCCGGAGGGTGGTAAACTGACGAGATTAATAAAGCGGGAGCTGGTCGACGCGCCCGCGGAGCAAGAGGGTGAAGAGGATCAGGTGGACGAGAGGGAGTATCCCGAGAGTCACGGGCACGACTCGGGCCAGGACGAGGATATGGCCGAGGACCTGTCGATGGCGCCCGACATAATGACCCCGGAGGATCAGATCGAGGCGTAG
- the Foxp gene encoding forkhead box transcription factor P isoform X2 has protein sequence MLEPRWRPVQGHIGENPFDNGSWGKEQFQPSTVPWQLNPRGHARPSDDGIMDHDTDGDGAINLSTSQRPSAATTPNGDTPSYGQDQQDNDQATSLFAALKQQQQQSRDSVPSSRDRENRDRDRLSVRSRENNRNEIGGGVTEQSQQPQQQQQQQQQQQQQQELTIEYQSNGKLSPAGHAVTAAPMTQQKQPIITQQSQQPSSGAPGPQPSPHQSPQAPQRGSPPNPSQGPPPGGPPGAPPSQNPSQMMLSPASGIHQMQQLLQQHILSPTQLQSFMQQHSLYLQQQQQQHHQDSSSEHASNQERFGYFSSLKDHQHQFAELSRKKLEQAIQQLQEQLQLNVIQQTHLLQTADKKKASAPLQQLALQQQRLVQQLQITQSQYLLQQGLGLQGHNPSSVGFDEHTYTTRHFRGLQPGEGLPIWKSETPEGPESHQNSNVPKSAAGLNGLLNSTVSSRRSEMNGTTPLDEKPLDVSSNDKAHPLYGHGVCKWPGCEVICEDYQAFLKHLNTEHTLDDRSTAQARVQMQVVSQLELQLQKERDRLTAMMHHLHVAKQMASPEPPKSSESSTGSSIPKLNLSTALMSQPPPNFGVSQVSPVSMSALVSAVRSPAGGQLPPSAGGAPMPPIPNMSNMSGMPPLPNMPGSMPTMPTMPSMPGPIRRRISDKSALSLAGGLYDEGTVRRRVAVDRSGIDINEEIQRNREFYKNADVRPPFTYASLIRQSIIESPEKQLTLNEIYNWFQNTFCYFRRNAATWKNAIRTNLSLHKCFVRYEDDFGSFWMVDDAEFVKRRHLSRGRPRKYDPTPSPTPPHLSAQGVPSKSPTLTHSPTMYGDALNANLQYFQAALGDSNMGFLNNSMCTSTTTSPDKDHVLAHSDLMSPLDEPAVHIKQEGQSPEGGKLTRLIKRELVDAPAEQEGEEDQVDEREYPESHGHDSGQDEDMAEDLSMAPDIMTPEDQIEA, from the exons GCTACTTCGCTGTTTGCAGCCCtgaagcagcagcaacaacaatcgCGCGACAGTGTCCCCTCGTCGAGGGATCGCGAGAATCGAGACCGGGATCGGCTGTCGGTCCGTAGCCGCGAGAACAACCGGAACGAGATAGGCGGCGGCGTCACCGAGCAGTCCCAGCAaccgcagcagcagcagcagcaacaacaacaacaacagcagcaacaggaGCTCACGATCGAGTATCAGAGCAATGGGAAGCTCAGTCCCGCTGGGCACGCAGTGACAGCAGCACCCATGACCCAGCAAAAGCAGCCTATCATCACGCAGCAATCGCAACAGCCGAGTTCGGGGGCGCCTGGTCCCCAGCCGAGTCCCCATCAGAGTCCGCAGGCCCCCCAAAGGGGTTCGCCGCCGAATCCGTCGCAAGGTCCTCCGCCCGGAGGGCCGCCAGGTGCACCACCCTCGCAGAATCCATCGCAGATGATGCTCAGCCCGGCCAGCGGCATCCATCAGATGCAACAGCTGCTGCAACAACACATACTCAGCCCGACCCAATTGCAGTCATTCATGCAGCAACACTCGCTCTActtgcagcaacaacaacagcaacatcATCAG GATTCCTCGTCGGAGCATGCGTCCAATCAGGAACGATTTGGCTACTTTTCGTCTCTAAAGGAC CATCAACACCAGTTCGCGGAACTAAGCAGGAAGAAGCTGGAACAGGCGATACAGCAACTGCAGGAACAGTTGCAGCTGAACGTGATACAGCAGACGCATCTACTGCAAACGGCGGACAAGAAGAAGGCGTCCGCCCCGCTTCAGCAACTGGCGCTTCAACAGCAACGTTTGGTACAACAGCTACAGATCACGCAGAGTCAGTACCTACTTCAGCAGGGTCTAGGTCTTCAAGGCCACAACCCTTCCTCAG TCGGTTTTGACGAACACACGTACACGACGCGTCATTTTCGAG GTCTTCAGCCTGGCGAAGGTTTACCGATATGGAAGTCGGAGACACCGGAGGGTCCGGAATCCCACCAGAACTCGAACGTTCCAAAATCCGCGGCTGGACTCAATG GACTTCTTAATTCGACAGTGTCGAGTCGGCGGTCGGAGATGAACGGAACCACGCCATTGGACGAGAAGCCACTGGACGTCTCATCCAACGACAAGGCTCATCCTCTCTACGGACACGGGGTCTGCAAATGGCCGGGCTGTGAAGTTATTTGTGAAGACTATCAAGCATTCCTTAA GCACTTGAACACGGAGCACACGCTGGACGACAGATCGACGGCGCAGGCCAGAGTTCAGATGCAAGTGGTCTCGCAGCTGGAGCTACAGTTGCAGAAGGAACGGGACCGGTTAACCGCCATGATGCACCATCTGCACGTGGCGAAACAAATGGCCTCCCCCGAACCGCCAAAGTCGTCCGAGTCATCG ACGGGCTCGAGTATACCAAAGTTAAACCTATCCACCGCCCTGATGAGCCAGCCACCGCCGAACTTCGGCGTCTCTCAAGTGTCCCCCGTCTCGATGTCCGCTCTGGTCTCAGCGGTCAGGTCGCCGGCAGGTGGACAGCTACCGCCGTCGGCGGGCGGCGCGCCTATGCCACCCATTCCTAACATGTCGAACATGTCCGGGATGCCACCTTTGCCGAACATGCCAGGCAGCATGCCCACGATGCCGACCATGCCCAGTATGCCAGGGCCCATCAGACGACGTATCAGTGATAAATCCGCGCTTTCGTTGGCAGGAG GACTGTATGACGAGGGCACTGTAAGGCGCAGAGTAGCCGTCGATAGATCTGGAATAGATATTAACGAAG AGATTCAACGAAATAGGGAATTTTACAAGAACGCCGACGTCAGACCGCCGTTCACGTATGCATCATTAATCAGACAG TCGATCATCGAGTCCCCGGAGAAACAGCTGACGCTGAACGAGATCTACAACTGGTTCCAGAACACATTCTGCTACTTCCGGCGCAACGCAGCTACGTGGAAG AACGCGATCCGCACCAATCTATCATTGCACAAGTGTTTTGTGCGCTATGAGGACGACTTCGGGTCATTCTGGATGGTGGACGACGCCGAGTTCGTAAAGCGGCGGCATCTGTCCCGCGGCCGCCCCAGGAAATATGACCCAACCCCATCACCCACTCCACCCCACCTCTCCGCACA GGGTGTCCCGTCGAAAAGTCCGACCTTGACCCACAGCCCGACCATGTACGGCGATGCATTGAACGCCAATCTCCAG TATTTCCAGGCGGCGCTCGGGGACTCCAACATGGGATTTCTAAACAACTCGATGTGCACGTCGACGACAACGAGTCCCGACAAGGACCACGTGTTAGCCCATAGCGATTTAAT GTCACCGTTGGATGAACCAGCCGTGCATATAAAGCAGGAGGGCCAGAGCCCGGAGGGTGGTAAACTGACGAGATTAATAAAGCGGGAGCTGGTCGACGCGCCCGCGGAGCAAGAGGGTGAAGAGGATCAGGTGGACGAGAGGGAGTATCCCGAGAGTCACGGGCACGACTCGGGCCAGGACGAGGATATGGCCGAGGACCTGTCGATGGCGCCCGACATAATGACCCCGGAGGATCAGATCGAGGCGTAG
- the Foxp gene encoding forkhead box transcription factor P isoform X3, translating into MLEPRWRPVQGHIGENPFDNGSWGKEQFQPSTVPWQLNPRGHARPSDDGIMDHDTDGDGAINLSTSQRPSAATTPNGDTPSYGQDQQDNDQATSLFAALKQQQQQSRDSVPSSRDRENRDRDRLSVRSRENNRNEIGGGVTEQSQQPQQQQQQQQQQQQQQELTIEYQSNGKLSPAGHAVTAAPMTQQKQPIITQQSQQPSSGAPGPQPSPHQSPQAPQRGSPPNPSQGPPPGGPPGAPPSQNPSQMMLSPASGIHQMQQLLQQHILSPTQLQSFMQQHSLYLQQQQQQHHQVDSSSEHASNQERFGYFSSLKDHQHQFAELSRKKLEQAIQQLQEQLQLNVIQQTHLLQTADKKKASAPLQQLALQQQRLVQQLQITQSQYLLQQGLGLQGHNPSSVGFDEHTYTTRHFRGLQPGEGLPIWKSETPEGPESHQNSNVPKSAAGLNGLLNSTVSSRRSEMNGTTPLDEKPLDVSSNDKAHPLYGHGVCKWPGCEVICEDYQAFLKHLNTEHTLDDRSTAQARVQMQVVSQLELQLQKERDRLTAMMHHLHVAKQMASPEPPKSSESSTGSSIPKLNLSTALMSQPPPNFGVSQVSPVSMSALVSAVRSPAGGQLPPSAGGAPMPPIPNMSNMSGMPPLPNMPGSMPTMPTMPSMPGPIRRRISDKSALSLAGGLYDEGTVRRRVAVDRSGIDINEEIQRNREFYKNADVRPPFTYASLIRQSIIESPEKQLTLNEIYNWFQNTFCYFRRNAATWKNAIRTNLSLHKCFVRYEDDFGSFWMVDDAEFVKRRHLSRGRPRKYDPTPSPTPPHLSAQGVPSKSPTLTHSPTMYGDALNANLQAALGDSNMGFLNNSMCTSTTTSPDKDHVLAHSDLMSPLDEPAVHIKQEGQSPEGGKLTRLIKRELVDAPAEQEGEEDQVDEREYPESHGHDSGQDEDMAEDLSMAPDIMTPEDQIEA; encoded by the exons GCTACTTCGCTGTTTGCAGCCCtgaagcagcagcaacaacaatcgCGCGACAGTGTCCCCTCGTCGAGGGATCGCGAGAATCGAGACCGGGATCGGCTGTCGGTCCGTAGCCGCGAGAACAACCGGAACGAGATAGGCGGCGGCGTCACCGAGCAGTCCCAGCAaccgcagcagcagcagcagcaacaacaacaacaacagcagcaacaggaGCTCACGATCGAGTATCAGAGCAATGGGAAGCTCAGTCCCGCTGGGCACGCAGTGACAGCAGCACCCATGACCCAGCAAAAGCAGCCTATCATCACGCAGCAATCGCAACAGCCGAGTTCGGGGGCGCCTGGTCCCCAGCCGAGTCCCCATCAGAGTCCGCAGGCCCCCCAAAGGGGTTCGCCGCCGAATCCGTCGCAAGGTCCTCCGCCCGGAGGGCCGCCAGGTGCACCACCCTCGCAGAATCCATCGCAGATGATGCTCAGCCCGGCCAGCGGCATCCATCAGATGCAACAGCTGCTGCAACAACACATACTCAGCCCGACCCAATTGCAGTCATTCATGCAGCAACACTCGCTCTActtgcagcaacaacaacagcaacatcATCAGGTA GATTCCTCGTCGGAGCATGCGTCCAATCAGGAACGATTTGGCTACTTTTCGTCTCTAAAGGAC CATCAACACCAGTTCGCGGAACTAAGCAGGAAGAAGCTGGAACAGGCGATACAGCAACTGCAGGAACAGTTGCAGCTGAACGTGATACAGCAGACGCATCTACTGCAAACGGCGGACAAGAAGAAGGCGTCCGCCCCGCTTCAGCAACTGGCGCTTCAACAGCAACGTTTGGTACAACAGCTACAGATCACGCAGAGTCAGTACCTACTTCAGCAGGGTCTAGGTCTTCAAGGCCACAACCCTTCCTCAG TCGGTTTTGACGAACACACGTACACGACGCGTCATTTTCGAG GTCTTCAGCCTGGCGAAGGTTTACCGATATGGAAGTCGGAGACACCGGAGGGTCCGGAATCCCACCAGAACTCGAACGTTCCAAAATCCGCGGCTGGACTCAATG GACTTCTTAATTCGACAGTGTCGAGTCGGCGGTCGGAGATGAACGGAACCACGCCATTGGACGAGAAGCCACTGGACGTCTCATCCAACGACAAGGCTCATCCTCTCTACGGACACGGGGTCTGCAAATGGCCGGGCTGTGAAGTTATTTGTGAAGACTATCAAGCATTCCTTAA GCACTTGAACACGGAGCACACGCTGGACGACAGATCGACGGCGCAGGCCAGAGTTCAGATGCAAGTGGTCTCGCAGCTGGAGCTACAGTTGCAGAAGGAACGGGACCGGTTAACCGCCATGATGCACCATCTGCACGTGGCGAAACAAATGGCCTCCCCCGAACCGCCAAAGTCGTCCGAGTCATCG ACGGGCTCGAGTATACCAAAGTTAAACCTATCCACCGCCCTGATGAGCCAGCCACCGCCGAACTTCGGCGTCTCTCAAGTGTCCCCCGTCTCGATGTCCGCTCTGGTCTCAGCGGTCAGGTCGCCGGCAGGTGGACAGCTACCGCCGTCGGCGGGCGGCGCGCCTATGCCACCCATTCCTAACATGTCGAACATGTCCGGGATGCCACCTTTGCCGAACATGCCAGGCAGCATGCCCACGATGCCGACCATGCCCAGTATGCCAGGGCCCATCAGACGACGTATCAGTGATAAATCCGCGCTTTCGTTGGCAGGAG GACTGTATGACGAGGGCACTGTAAGGCGCAGAGTAGCCGTCGATAGATCTGGAATAGATATTAACGAAG AGATTCAACGAAATAGGGAATTTTACAAGAACGCCGACGTCAGACCGCCGTTCACGTATGCATCATTAATCAGACAG TCGATCATCGAGTCCCCGGAGAAACAGCTGACGCTGAACGAGATCTACAACTGGTTCCAGAACACATTCTGCTACTTCCGGCGCAACGCAGCTACGTGGAAG AACGCGATCCGCACCAATCTATCATTGCACAAGTGTTTTGTGCGCTATGAGGACGACTTCGGGTCATTCTGGATGGTGGACGACGCCGAGTTCGTAAAGCGGCGGCATCTGTCCCGCGGCCGCCCCAGGAAATATGACCCAACCCCATCACCCACTCCACCCCACCTCTCCGCACA GGGTGTCCCGTCGAAAAGTCCGACCTTGACCCACAGCCCGACCATGTACGGCGATGCATTGAACGCCAATCTCCAG GCGGCGCTCGGGGACTCCAACATGGGATTTCTAAACAACTCGATGTGCACGTCGACGACAACGAGTCCCGACAAGGACCACGTGTTAGCCCATAGCGATTTAAT GTCACCGTTGGATGAACCAGCCGTGCATATAAAGCAGGAGGGCCAGAGCCCGGAGGGTGGTAAACTGACGAGATTAATAAAGCGGGAGCTGGTCGACGCGCCCGCGGAGCAAGAGGGTGAAGAGGATCAGGTGGACGAGAGGGAGTATCCCGAGAGTCACGGGCACGACTCGGGCCAGGACGAGGATATGGCCGAGGACCTGTCGATGGCGCCCGACATAATGACCCCGGAGGATCAGATCGAGGCGTAG